The sequence GCGGACCTTCGAGACGGTGACCTCGACGCCGCACTTCTCGCAGACGATGCCCTTGTACTTCATGCGCTTGTACTTGCCGCACAGGCACTCGTAATCCTTGATCGGACCGAAGATGCGCGCGCAGAACAGGCCGTCACGCTCGGGCTTGAACGTGCGATAGTTGATCGTCTCGGGCTTCTTGATCTCGCCGAAGCTCCACGAGCGGATGCGGTCGGGCGAGGCGATGCCGATCTTGATCTGGTCGAAGGTCTCGGCCTTCGCGACCGGATTGGCGAAATTGGTCAGTTCGTTCATTTTCAAGTCCTCACTGGGAGGGAAAACATCGCGCGGCGATCAGGAGCGCCGCCCGCATCGGGCGACGCTCCGCTGGATCACTCCGCCGCTTCGGCCAGGTCGTCGCCGTCCTCGTTGGTGGTGAGGTCGACGTTAAGGCCGAGCGAGCGCATTTCCTTGACGAGCACGTTGAAGCTCTCGGGGATGCCGGCCTCGAACGTATCGTCGCCCTTGACGATCGCCTCGTAGACCTTGGTGCGGCCGACCACGTCGTCGGACTTCACCGTCAGCATCTCCTGCAGCGTGTAGGCGGCGCCATAGGCCTGGAGCGCCCACACCTCCATCTCGCCGAAGCGCTGGCCGCCGAACTGCGCCTTGCCGCCCAGCGGCTGCTGGGTGACGAGGCTGTACGGCCCGATCGAACGTGCGTGGATCTTGTCGTCCACAAGGTGGTGCAGCTTCAGCATGTAGATGTAGCCGACGGTCACCTTGCGATCGAACGCCTCGCCCGAGCGGCCGTCATACAGCGTCGACTGGCCCGACGTGGCATAGCCCGCCTTGGTCAGCATCGCCGACACGTCCGCCTCGCGCGCACCGTCGAACACCGGGGTCGCCATCGGCACGCCGTTCTTCAGCAGCCCCGCCATCTCGACGACCTGATCGCCCGAAAGCGCGTCGATCTCGTCGTGATATTGCGGACCGTAGACGTCCTTCAGCCGCGCCACGACCGCCTCGGGGGCAGCACCGCCGGACGCGTTCGGATTGGCTTCGCGCCAATCCTCCAGCGCCTCGGTGATCTGCTTGCCCAGGCCACGCGAGGCCCAGCCGAGATGCGTCTCGAAGATCTGGCCGACGTTCATGCGGCTCGGCACGCCGAGCGGGTTCAGCACGATGTCGACGTGGGTGCCGTCCTCCAGGAACGGCATGTCCTCGATCGGCAGGATGCGGCTGATGACGCCCTTGTTGCCGTGACGGCCGGCCATCTTGTCGCCCGGCTGCAGCTTGCGCTTCACCGCGACGAACACCTTGACCATCTTCAGCACGCCCGGCGGCAGCTCGTCGCCGCGCTGCAGCTTCTCGACGCGGTCGTCGAACTTGCGGACGATCGCGGCGACGGCATCGTCATACTGCGCCTTGACCGCTTCCAGATCGCTCTGGCGGGCATCGTCGGCGACGGCGAACTTCCACCAGTCGCGCTTCTCGACCTCGTCGAGCAGGGTCTCGTCGATCACCGCGCCCTTGCGGACGCCCTTCGGACCCGACACGACCGTCTGGCCGGTCAGCATCTCGCGCAGGCGCGACCACGATGCGCGGTTGAGGATCGCGCGTTCGTCCTCGCGGTCCTTGGTCAGGCGGTCGATCTCCTCGCGCTCGATCGCGAGCGCGCGCTCGTCCTTGTCGATGCCGTGACGGTTGAAGACGCGGACGTCGACCACCGTGCCGGACACGCCCGGCGGCAGGCGCAGCGAGGTGTCGCGCACGTCGGACGCCTTTTCGCCGAAGATGGCGCGGAGCAGCTTCTCTTCCGGCGTCATCGGGCTTTCGCCCTTCGGCGTGATCTTGCCGGCGAGGATGTCGCCCGGCTCGACCTCGGCCCCGACATAGACGATGCCCGCCTCGTCGAGGTTGCGCAGCGCCTCTTCACCCACGTTCGGGATGTCGCGGGTGATGTCCTCCGGCCCGAGCTTCGTATCGCGGGCCATCACCTCGAACTCGTCGATGTGGATCGACGTGAACACGTCGTCCTTCACGATCCGCTCGGAGATCAGGATCGAATCCTCGTAGTTGTAGCCGTTCCACGGCATGAACGCGACGAGGGTGTTGCGGCCCAGCGCCAGCTCGCCGAACTCGGTCGACGGGCCGTCGGCGATGATGTCGCCCGCCTTCACCACGTCGCCCACCTTCACCAGCGGACGCTGGTTGATGCAGGTCGACTGGTTCGAGCGCTGGAACTTCATCAGCGTGTAGATGTCGACGCCCGACTTGCCGGCATCGATGTCGCCGGTGGCGCGCACCACGATGCGGGCGGCGTCGACCTGGTCGACGATGCCCAGCCGGCGGGCGGCGATGGCGGCGCCGCTGTCGCGGGCGACCGTCTCCTCCATGCCGGTGCCGACGAACGGCGCCTCGGCCTTGACCAGCGGCACGGCCTGGCGCTGCATGTTCGAGCCCATCAGCGCGCGGTTGGCGTCGTCATTCTCCAGGAAGGGAATGAGCGAGGCCGCGACCGACACGAGCTGCTTGGGGCTGACGTCCATCAGCGTGATGTGGCCGCGCGGCGCCATCAGGAACTCGCCGCTCTCGCGTGCCGAGACCAGATCCTCCTGGAAATGGCCCTCGGCGTCGAGCTCGGCATTGGCCTGCGCGATCGTGTGCTTGGCTTCTTCCATCGCCGACAGATAGACGACGTCGTTCGTCACCTTGCCGTCGATGATCTTGCGGTACGGCGTCTCGATGAAGCCATACTTGTTTACGCGGCTGAACGACGCGAGCGAGTTGATCAGGCCGATGTTCGGGCCTTCTGGCGTCTCGATCGGGCAGATGCGGCCATAGTGGGTCGGGTGGACGTCGCGGACTTCGAAGCCCGCGCGCTCACGCGTGAGACCGCCCGGCCCGAGCGCCGAGACGCGACGCTTGTGCGTCACTTCGGAGAGCGGGTTGGTCTGGTCCATGAACTGCGACAGCTGCGACGAACCGAAGAATTCGCGCACCGCGGCGACCGCGGGCTTCGCGTTGATCAGGTCGTTCGGCATGACGGTCGACACGTCGACCGAGCTCATGCGCTCCTTCACCGCGCGCTCCATGCGGAGCAGGCCGACGCGATACTGGTTCTCGAGCAGCTCGCCCACCGAACGCACGCGGCGGTTGCCGAGATTGTCGATGTCGTCGATCTCGCCGCGGCCGTCCTTCAGGTTGACCAGCGTCTTGACCACCGCGAGGATATCCTCGGTGCGCAGCGTCGTGACCGTGTCCTCGACGTCGAGGTCGAGACGCATGTTGAGCTTCACGCGGCCGACGGCCGACAGGTCGTAGCGCTCGGGATCGAAGAACAGGCCGGCGAACAGCGCCTCGGCGGTCTCCTTCGTCGGCGGCTCGCCGGGGCGCATGACGCGATAGATTTCGGACAGCGCATGATCGCGCTCCTCGACCTTGTCGGCCTTGAGCGTATTGCGCATCCATGCGCCGGTCGAGATGTGGTCGATGTCGAGCAGGTCGACATGGTCGAAGCCGGCGCCGTCGAGCTTCTCGAGATTCTCGGGCGTAACCTCGTCGCCGGCCTCGATGTAGATGCGGCCGGTGGCTTCGTCGATCAGCTCGAACGCCGAATAGCGACCGTAAATCTCTTCGGTCGGGATCAGCAGCGTCGTCAGCCCGTCCTTCGCCGCCTTGTTGGCCGCGCGCGGGGAAATCTTGGTGTTCGCGGGGAAGACGACCTCGCCGGTGTCGCCATTGACGACATCGAAGCCCGGCTTCTGGCCGCGCCAATTCTCGGAGACGAACGGCACCTTCCACCCGCCATCGCCACGAACGTAGCGCTGCGTGCGGTAGAAGTGGGTGAGGATTTCCTCGTCGTTCAGGCCCAGCGCGTAGAGCAGGGTCGTCACCGGCAGCTTGCGCTTGCGGTCGATGCGGACGTTGACGATGTCCTTGGCGTCGAACTCGAAATCGAGCCACGAGCCACGATACGGGATCACGCGCGCCGCGAAGAGATACTTGCCCGAGGCGTGGGTCTTGCCGCGGTCATGGTCGAACAGCACGCCCGGCGAACGGTGCATCTGCGAGACGATCACGCGCTCGGTGCCGTTGATGATGAACGTGCCGTTCTGCGTCATGAGCGGCATGTCGCCCATGTAGACGTCCTGCTCCTTGATATCGAGCACGGAGCGGGTGTCGGTGTCGGCGTCGACCTCGAACACGATCAGGCGCAGCGTCACGCGCATCGGCGCCGCGAAGGTGATGCCGCGCTGGCGGCACTCGTCGATGTCGTACTTCGGCTCTTCCAGCTCGTAGGTCACGAAATCGAGCTCGGCGGTGCCGGCGAAGTCGCGGATCGGGAAGACCGAGCGCAGGGTCTTCTCGAGACCCGAAATGTAGCCGATCGAGGGATCGGAGCGCAGGAACTGCTCGTAGCTTTCGCGCTGCACCTCGATCAGGTTCGGCATCTGCACGACTTCGTGGATGTTGCCGAAGACCTTGCGGATGCGCTTCTTCGCTGCAGTCAGCGCGGGGGGGAGGGCCTGAGTCGCCATCGATCTTCCTCTTGGTGCCGGACGGAGCCGGATCAGATTTCTTCCGCCTCGCTGCGGAAACGCGGCCGAAGCGTGGGGTGCATTCCACGCAAAAAAGTGCGGATCCGGGCCATCGGAACCGCACTGCAGCGTCTGGGAAGTCCTCCGTCGCCCCAATTCGTCGCGGCCCGTGCGCTAACCGGGCCGTGTCCCGAGGCGGGACGGAGGATGGGGCGTCATACGCGACTCCCGCATCGTCGCTTTGCCATGTAGGGATTTTTCAACGGAGGTAAAGGGGGTGCGACCGGACGCTGAAACCTTCGCTTGCCGCCGCGATAGCACAATCCGTCTTATCAGCGGCGGCGCGCGCTTCCATATCGCCGCCATGCCCGATCCGTCTCCGTCCGATCTTCTCGACTCCCTCCGTACCGCCGCGGTCGAGGCCGGCGCCGCCGTGCTGCGCCACCGCGCGGCGGGCGTCCACGCCGAGGAGAAGGCCGACCATTCCCCCGTCACCGCCGCCGATCGCGAGGCCGAGGCGATCGTCCTGCGCCATCTGGCAGCGGTCGCGCCGGGCGTGCCGGTTGTGGCGGAGGAGGAAGCCGCCGCCGGCCGCATCCCGCAGGCGGGCGACCGCTTCTTTCTGGTCGATCCACTCGACGGCACCAAGGAATATGTCGGCGGCGGCGACGACTTCACCGTCAACATCGCGCTGATCGAGCGGGGCGCGCCGGTGCTGGGGGTCGTCTACGCCCCCGCCCGCGCCCGTCTGTTTTGGGGCGACGTGGTGGCGGGCGAGGCGTGGCAGGCGACCCAGCCAGTCGACGGAGCCGCCGACGAGGTGCGCCGCATCGCCTGCACTGCGCCCGCGGGCGGGTTGCGCGCGGTCGCATCCAAATCGCACGGCACCCCCGCGACCGAATCCTACCTCACCGCCTGCAAGGCCGGCGCACGCCTGTCGGTCGGCTCCAGCCTCAAGTTCGTGCTGGTGGCGGCGGGTGAGGCGGACATCTATCCGCGCGCCGGGCCGACGATGGAGTGGGACACGGCCGCGGGCGATGCGGTGCTGCGCGCGGCGGGCGGCATGACCTTCGATCTCGACGGCGCGCCGCTGGCCTATGGCAAGCCGCATTTCTTCAATCCGGGCTTCGTCGCCGCCGGCCGCTGCACGGCGGTGCCCTTGCGCGATCATTATCCCGATGCGCCGACCGTGCCGGGGGTGCGGGCATGAGCGCCGCGCTGACCCATTTGCAGCGGCTGGAGGCCGAGAGCATCCACATCCTGCGCGAGGTGGTCGCTACCGCCGAGCGGCCGGTGATGCTCTATTCGGTCGGCAAGGATTCGGCGGTGATGCTGCACCTTGCGCGCAAGGCCTTCTATCCGTCGCCGCCGCCTTTCCCTTTGCTCCATGTCGATACGACGTGGAAATTCGGGGACATGTACGCGCTGCGCGACCGCATGGCGGCCGAGAGCGGGATGGAGCTGATCGTCCACCGCAATCCCGACGCGATGGCGCGCGGCATCAACCCGTTCGACCATGGCAGCCTCCACACCGACCTGTGGAAGACCGAGGGGCTGAAGCAGGCGCTCGACCAGCATGGCTTCGACGCGGCGTTCGGCGGCGCGCGCCGCGACGAGGAGAAGAGCCGCGCCAAGGAGCGCATCTTCTCGTTCCGTTCGGCCGCGCACCGCTGGGATCCGAAGAACCAGCGGCCCGAACTATGGAACCTCTACAATGCCCGCCATGCGAAGGGTGAGAGCATCCGCGTCTTCCCGATCTCCAACTGGACCGAGCTCGACATCTGGCAATATATCCATC is a genomic window of Sphingomonas nostoxanthinifaciens containing:
- the cysD gene encoding sulfate adenylyltransferase subunit CysD translates to MSAALTHLQRLEAESIHILREVVATAERPVMLYSVGKDSAVMLHLARKAFYPSPPPFPLLHVDTTWKFGDMYALRDRMAAESGMELIVHRNPDAMARGINPFDHGSLHTDLWKTEGLKQALDQHGFDAAFGGARRDEEKSRAKERIFSFRSAAHRWDPKNQRPELWNLYNARHAKGESIRVFPISNWTELDIWQYIHLESIPIVPLYFAAKRPTVERDGLLLMVDDDRFRLAPGEVPVERSIRFRTLGCYPLTGAVESEATTLPEVIQEMLLTTTSERQGRAIDRDAGSASMEKKKQEGYF
- the cysQ gene encoding 3'(2'),5'-bisphosphate nucleotidase CysQ produces the protein MPDPSPSDLLDSLRTAAVEAGAAVLRHRAAGVHAEEKADHSPVTAADREAEAIVLRHLAAVAPGVPVVAEEEAAAGRIPQAGDRFFLVDPLDGTKEYVGGGDDFTVNIALIERGAPVLGVVYAPARARLFWGDVVAGEAWQATQPVDGAADEVRRIACTAPAGGLRAVASKSHGTPATESYLTACKAGARLSVGSSLKFVLVAAGEADIYPRAGPTMEWDTAAGDAVLRAAGGMTFDLDGAPLAYGKPHFFNPGFVAAGRCTAVPLRDHYPDAPTVPGVRA
- the rpoB gene encoding DNA-directed RNA polymerase subunit beta translates to MATQALPPALTAAKKRIRKVFGNIHEVVQMPNLIEVQRESYEQFLRSDPSIGYISGLEKTLRSVFPIRDFAGTAELDFVTYELEEPKYDIDECRQRGITFAAPMRVTLRLIVFEVDADTDTRSVLDIKEQDVYMGDMPLMTQNGTFIINGTERVIVSQMHRSPGVLFDHDRGKTHASGKYLFAARVIPYRGSWLDFEFDAKDIVNVRIDRKRKLPVTTLLYALGLNDEEILTHFYRTQRYVRGDGGWKVPFVSENWRGQKPGFDVVNGDTGEVVFPANTKISPRAANKAAKDGLTTLLIPTEEIYGRYSAFELIDEATGRIYIEAGDEVTPENLEKLDGAGFDHVDLLDIDHISTGAWMRNTLKADKVEERDHALSEIYRVMRPGEPPTKETAEALFAGLFFDPERYDLSAVGRVKLNMRLDLDVEDTVTTLRTEDILAVVKTLVNLKDGRGEIDDIDNLGNRRVRSVGELLENQYRVGLLRMERAVKERMSSVDVSTVMPNDLINAKPAVAAVREFFGSSQLSQFMDQTNPLSEVTHKRRVSALGPGGLTRERAGFEVRDVHPTHYGRICPIETPEGPNIGLINSLASFSRVNKYGFIETPYRKIIDGKVTNDVVYLSAMEEAKHTIAQANAELDAEGHFQEDLVSARESGEFLMAPRGHITLMDVSPKQLVSVAASLIPFLENDDANRALMGSNMQRQAVPLVKAEAPFVGTGMEETVARDSGAAIAARRLGIVDQVDAARIVVRATGDIDAGKSGVDIYTLMKFQRSNQSTCINQRPLVKVGDVVKAGDIIADGPSTEFGELALGRNTLVAFMPWNGYNYEDSILISERIVKDDVFTSIHIDEFEVMARDTKLGPEDITRDIPNVGEEALRNLDEAGIVYVGAEVEPGDILAGKITPKGESPMTPEEKLLRAIFGEKASDVRDTSLRLPPGVSGTVVDVRVFNRHGIDKDERALAIEREEIDRLTKDREDERAILNRASWSRLREMLTGQTVVSGPKGVRKGAVIDETLLDEVEKRDWWKFAVADDARQSDLEAVKAQYDDAVAAIVRKFDDRVEKLQRGDELPPGVLKMVKVFVAVKRKLQPGDKMAGRHGNKGVISRILPIEDMPFLEDGTHVDIVLNPLGVPSRMNVGQIFETHLGWASRGLGKQITEALEDWREANPNASGGAAPEAVVARLKDVYGPQYHDEIDALSGDQVVEMAGLLKNGVPMATPVFDGAREADVSAMLTKAGYATSGQSTLYDGRSGEAFDRKVTVGYIYMLKLHHLVDDKIHARSIGPYSLVTQQPLGGKAQFGGQRFGEMEVWALQAYGAAYTLQEMLTVKSDDVVGRTKVYEAIVKGDDTFEAGIPESFNVLVKEMRSLGLNVDLTTNEDGDDLAEAAE